From a single Equus asinus isolate D_3611 breed Donkey chromosome 2, EquAss-T2T_v2, whole genome shotgun sequence genomic region:
- the SPMIP5 gene encoding sperm-associated microtubule inner protein 5 isoform X1, producing MESSKTFMRQLPITPGYSGFVPYLSCEGTSSENNMSHCLKTFQEITQRYKDQLEEFHCSVAAAPKLKPICSEETVLRALHQYERQYHPTSLECKYVKKPLQEPPIPGWAGYLPRARVTELGCATRYTVMARNCYKDFLDITEQAKRVHLKPYEEIYRVKSTQPPAPPKILQHEGLLPKYPDFSVPSGSCPALGKPLIEDPSPPVTYGSTDRPNLSRSRKIYLEPLSSAKYAEG from the exons atgGAGTCTTCCAAGACCTTCATGAGACAGCTGCCAATCACACCAGGCTACAGTG GCTTCGTGCCATACCTTAGCTGCGAGGGAACCTCCAGCGAGAACAACATGTCCCACTGTCTGAAAACCTTCCAGGAGATCACACAGCGATATAAAGACCAGCTGGAGGAATTTCACTGCTCGGTCGCCGCTGCCCCGAAACTGAAGCCCATCTGCTCTGAGGAGACGGTCCTGCGGGCCCTGCACCAGTACGAACGGCAGTACCACCCCACGAGTCTGG AATGCAAGTACGTAAAGAAACCTCTCCAGGAGCCTCCGATCCCTGGCTGGGCGGGCTACCTGCCGAGAGCCAGGGTCACTGAATTAGGCTGCGCCACACGGTACACTGTCATGGCCAGAAACTGCTACAAGGACTTCCTGGACATCACAGAGCAGGCCAAGAGAGTGCATCTGAAGCCATATGAGGA AATATACAGAGTTAAGTCCACACAACCTCCTGCTCCTCCAAAAATTTTGCAGCACGAAGGGCTGCTGCCAAAATATCCGGATTTCTCTGTTCCAA GTGGTAGCTGTCCCGCCCTTGGAAAACCCCTGATAGAGGATCCCAGCCCTCCAGTGACGTATGGCAGTACTGACAGACCAAATCTGTCACGCAGCAGGAAGATTTATCTAGAGCCGCTGTCCTCAGCAAAGTATGCAGAAGGCTAG
- the SPMIP5 gene encoding sperm-associated microtubule inner protein 5 isoform X3 produces the protein MESSKTFMRQLPITPGYSGFVPYLSCEGTSSENNMSHCLKTFQEITQRYKDQLEEFHCSVAAAPKLKPICSEETVLRALHQYERQYHPTSLECKYVKKPLQEPPIPGWAGYLPRARVTELGCATRYTVMARNCYKDFLDITEQAKRVHLKPYEE, from the exons atgGAGTCTTCCAAGACCTTCATGAGACAGCTGCCAATCACACCAGGCTACAGTG GCTTCGTGCCATACCTTAGCTGCGAGGGAACCTCCAGCGAGAACAACATGTCCCACTGTCTGAAAACCTTCCAGGAGATCACACAGCGATATAAAGACCAGCTGGAGGAATTTCACTGCTCGGTCGCCGCTGCCCCGAAACTGAAGCCCATCTGCTCTGAGGAGACGGTCCTGCGGGCCCTGCACCAGTACGAACGGCAGTACCACCCCACGAGTCTGG AATGCAAGTACGTAAAGAAACCTCTCCAGGAGCCTCCGATCCCTGGCTGGGCGGGCTACCTGCCGAGAGCCAGGGTCACTGAATTAGGCTGCGCCACACGGTACACTGTCATGGCCAGAAACTGCTACAAGGACTTCCTGGACATCACAGAGCAGGCCAAGAGAGTGCATCTGAAGCCATATGAGGAGTGA
- the SPMIP5 gene encoding sperm-associated microtubule inner protein 5 isoform X2 has product MSHCLKTFQEITQRYKDQLEEFHCSVAAAPKLKPICSEETVLRALHQYERQYHPTSLECKYVKKPLQEPPIPGWAGYLPRARVTELGCATRYTVMARNCYKDFLDITEQAKRVHLKPYEEIYRVKSTQPPAPPKILQHEGLLPKYPDFSVPSGSCPALGKPLIEDPSPPVTYGSTDRPNLSRSRKIYLEPLSSAKYAEG; this is encoded by the exons ATGTCCCACTGTCTGAAAACCTTCCAGGAGATCACACAGCGATATAAAGACCAGCTGGAGGAATTTCACTGCTCGGTCGCCGCTGCCCCGAAACTGAAGCCCATCTGCTCTGAGGAGACGGTCCTGCGGGCCCTGCACCAGTACGAACGGCAGTACCACCCCACGAGTCTGG AATGCAAGTACGTAAAGAAACCTCTCCAGGAGCCTCCGATCCCTGGCTGGGCGGGCTACCTGCCGAGAGCCAGGGTCACTGAATTAGGCTGCGCCACACGGTACACTGTCATGGCCAGAAACTGCTACAAGGACTTCCTGGACATCACAGAGCAGGCCAAGAGAGTGCATCTGAAGCCATATGAGGA AATATACAGAGTTAAGTCCACACAACCTCCTGCTCCTCCAAAAATTTTGCAGCACGAAGGGCTGCTGCCAAAATATCCGGATTTCTCTGTTCCAA GTGGTAGCTGTCCCGCCCTTGGAAAACCCCTGATAGAGGATCCCAGCCCTCCAGTGACGTATGGCAGTACTGACAGACCAAATCTGTCACGCAGCAGGAAGATTTATCTAGAGCCGCTGTCCTCAGCAAAGTATGCAGAAGGCTAG